In Ruminococcaceae bacterium KH2T8, the sequence ATCTTGCCATGAAGACAGCCGCACCGTAGTATCCCGCAAAGGATAATGCGACACACATACAGATCACGACTTCGGGAATTCGTCCGTCTACAGCTTTCTTATGTCTTAAGAACATATTCAGAATAAGAAAGAACGATGCCAGGATAAGCACTACCAGCATCCAGCTTCTCAGAGAATCCCAAAAACCGCCTTTGAGCTGTTCCTGACCCACAAAAGGAATCCTTCTCATGATCGTATCTAGAAAAGAAACAAATCCGGGCTGATCGCCTGTAAGAAAAGATACAAAGCAAAAGAAATATAAAGCTACCAAAAACAATGTCAAAAAGAACATGATAATACCCCCATACGACATATAATACGCATTTTCGGCCGGAAAGTTGCGCCGAAAAAAACTGCCGGAAAAATAACCGGCAGTTTTTATCATTAATATCGTTTCGATCTTATCAGCGACGGCTTCTGAGTTCCTTCTCGACGTCGTCCAATGTGATACCCATGTCAGCCATGAGTACAAGAACGTGATACTCGAGGTCAGCGATCTCGGCGATAACTTCGCTCTTGTTGCCCTTAGCTGCAGCGATAGCCGTCTCTACTGCCTCTTCGCCTACCTTCTTACAGATCTTCTCAGTACCCTTGCCGAGAAGATAATTCGTGTAAGAGCCCTCTTCGGGATTCTTCTGTCTGTCTAAGATGACACTGTAAAGTTCCTTGATGATATCCATAGTATTACTCCTTTATATCTGTATCCCACTCATCGATAGTGGTATAAAAACAACTCTTATTGCCCGTATGACATGCGGCTCCTGTCTGCTCGACCTTATAAAGGAGCGTATCCTTATCGCAGTCGATCCTGCCTTCCACTACTTTCTGAAGGTGACCTGATGTCTCACCCTTCTTCCAGAGTGTTTCTCTGGATCTTGAATAGTAGTGCATATAGCCTGTCTTGCATGTGAGCTCGAAAGCTTCGTAGTTCATATATGCCATCATGAGGACTTCGCCGCTTTCGGAATCAACGGTAATAGCCGGAACCATTCCGTCGGAATTTTTCTTCATGTGTGCCCACATATCGAGCTCTCTTCCGATCTTTCTTATGGGAAGGCCTCTGCCCTCGAGATATTCCTTAAGGTCGGAGATCTTGATCTCGCCGAAGTGGAAAAGACTTGCCGCGAGTACGGCATCTGCCTTTCCTTCTACGATACCGTCGTAGAAATCCTCCATCGTTCCGGCTCCGCCCGAAGCGATAACGGGTACGTCGACTGCATCTGCGATCATGGAAGTGATCACATTGTCATAACCGGACTTTGTACCGTCCTTATCCATCGAAGTAAGGAGTATCTCGCCGCATCCTAAGTCTACGACTTTCTTCGCCCATTCGAGAGCGTCGATACCCGTAGGCTTCGTACCGCCTGCGATAACTACCTCATAGCCTGAAGGGAACTTGTCTTCCTGTCCCTCTCGGCTCTTAACATCGATAGCAACCACGATGCACTGAGCGCCGAACCTCTCGGAAGCCTCTCTTACGAAATCGGGATTCTTTACCGCTGCGGAATTGAGCGATACCTTATCTGCACCTGCATTAAGGATGGCTCTTATATCCTCAACAGTCCGTATACCGCCGCCGACGGTGAAAGGGATGAACACCTCATCTGCGACTCTTCCGACCATATCGATAACGGTATCTCTTGCTTCCAGGGTGGCCGTGATATCGAGGAAGACGAGCTCGTCGGCACCCGAGAGATTATACTGCTTAGCACACTCTACAGGGTCTCCCGCATCTCTTAAGGATACGAAATTAACGCCCTTTACGACACGTCCGTCCTTTACATCGAGGCAGGGGATTATACGCTTTGTAAGCATTTCTTAAGATCCACCTTTCCCTCGTAGATAGCCTTGCCGACAATAACGCCTGCGCAGCCGCTGCCCTTTATATACATGATATCTTCGTCTGATCCGATGCCGCCTGAAGCGATAACGTCAAGACCCGTCTTATCGACGAGTTCCTTAGTGGACTCGAAAGCGGGGCCCGTGAGCATGCCGTCTCTTGAGATGTCCGTGAAGACGACCGTCTTTGCACCTATGGACTTCATCGTAAGCGCAAACTCAAGTGCACTGACACCCGAACCTGATGTCCAGCCGTCAACCGCTACGTCTCCGTCCTTCGCATCGATGCCGATAGCGATCTTATCCGAATAGAGCTTTAATGCCTCCTCGGTGAACTTACGATCCTTGATGGCAGATGTTCCGATGACGCATCTTGATACGCCGTAATCCTCGATCCATCTCTTCAGTGTATCGAGATTTCTGATGCCTCCGCCCGTATCTACTTTAAGGCCCGTCTTCTCACTGATCTGTCTTATGATCTCGTGATTAGTAGGGATACCGGACTTTGCGGCATCGAGGTCTACAACATGGATCCACTCCGCACCTGCTTCCTTAAAAGAGA encodes:
- a CDS encoding phosphoribosyl-ATP pyrophosphatase, whose protein sequence is MDIIKELYSVILDRQKNPEEGSYTNYLLGKGTEKICKKVGEEAVETAIAAAKGNKSEVIAEIADLEYHVLVLMADMGITLDDVEKELRSRR
- a CDS encoding phosphoribosyl-AMP cyclohydrolase, whose product is MLTKRIIPCLDVKDGRVVKGVNFVSLRDAGDPVECAKQYNLSGADELVFLDITATLEARDTVIDMVGRVADEVFIPFTVGGGIRTVEDIRAILNAGADKVSLNSAAVKNPDFVREASERFGAQCIVVAIDVKSREGQEDKFPSGYEVVIAGGTKPTGIDALEWAKKVVDLGCGEILLTSMDKDGTKSGYDNVITSMIADAVDVPVIASGGAGTMEDFYDGIVEGKADAVLAASLFHFGEIKISDLKEYLEGRGLPIRKIGRELDMWAHMKKNSDGMVPAITVDSESGEVLMMAYMNYEAFELTCKTGYMHYYSRSRETLWKKGETSGHLQKVVEGRIDCDKDTLLYKVEQTGAACHTGNKSCFYTTIDEWDTDIKE
- a CDS encoding 1-(5-phosphoribosyl)-5-[(5-phosphoribosylamino)methylideneamino] imidazole-4-carboxamide isomerase encodes the protein MIILPAVDLLGGKCVRLKQGKYDQITVYSDDPIAQAFSFKEAGAEWIHVVDLDAAKSGIPTNHEIIRQISEKTGLKVDTGGGIRNLDTLKRWIEDYGVSRCVIGTSAIKDRKFTEEALKLYSDKIAIGIDAKDGDVAVDGWTSGSGVSALEFALTMKSIGAKTVVFTDISRDGMLTGPAFESTKELVDKTGLDVIASGGIGSDEDIMYIKGSGCAGVIVGKAIYEGKVDLKKCLQSV